The proteins below are encoded in one region of Leptospira terpstrae serovar Hualin str. LT 11-33 = ATCC 700639:
- a CDS encoding integrase core domain-containing protein yields the protein GMPLAIRTDNGPPFASNALAGLSKLSVWWIKLGIKLERIEPGKPQQNGRHERMHKTLKEETALPPRSSLETQQKAFRDFQKEFNYLRPHEGIQNSFPANHYQKSKRKFPKRIVKASYPTNIMIGEINDIGNLHIEGHRIFLSSALADEEVGLEEISDRHVKIHFYGVSLGVIDLYTGKLLHFKNPMQSSLPSESGF from the coding sequence TGGAATGCCTCTTGCCATTCGAACTGACAACGGTCCACCATTTGCCTCGAATGCGCTGGCAGGGCTTAGTAAACTTTCTGTATGGTGGATCAAACTGGGAATCAAGTTGGAGCGGATTGAACCAGGCAAACCACAACAAAATGGTAGGCATGAAAGAATGCATAAAACCTTAAAGGAAGAAACGGCTTTGCCTCCAAGGTCTAGCTTAGAGACACAACAAAAAGCATTTCGAGATTTTCAGAAAGAATTCAATTACCTAAGACCACATGAAGGAATTCAAAATTCTTTTCCTGCTAACCATTACCAAAAGTCGAAAAGGAAATTCCCAAAACGGATTGTAAAAGCTTCTTATCCAACAAACATCATGATTGGAGAAATCAATGACATAGGGAATCTTCATATTGAAGGCCATCGGATCTTTCTATCTTCCGCGTTAGCAGATGAAGAAGTTGGTTTAGAGGAAATCTCGGACAGGCATGTAAAGATTCATTTTTATGGAGTTAGCCTTGGTGTGATCGATTTGTATACGGGAAAGTTGTTGCATTTTAAAAATCCAATGCAATCCTCATTACCGTCTGAATCAGGATTTTAA